In Labeo rohita strain BAU-BD-2019 chromosome 16, IGBB_LRoh.1.0, whole genome shotgun sequence, one DNA window encodes the following:
- the rab5ab gene encoding RAB5A, member RAS oncogene family, b, translating to MAGRGGATRPNGPNAGNKICQFKLVLLGESAVGKSSLVLRFVKGQFHEFQESTIGAAFLTQTVCLDDTTVKFEIWDTAGQERYHSLAPMYYRGAQAAIVVYDITNEESFARAKNWVKELQRQASPNIVIALAGNKADLANKRALDFQDAQSYADDNSLLFMETSAKTSMNVNEIFMAIAKKLPKNEPQPAGANTGRNRGVDLTETAQPAKGPCCSN from the exons ATGGCAGGAAGAGGTGGAGCAACGAGACCTAACGGGCCGAACGCCGGCAACAAAATCTGTCAATTCAAACTAGTGCTTCTGGGGGAGTCCGCAGTGGGGAAGTCAAGTTTAGTCCTTCGCTTTGTAAAAGGACAGTTTCACGAGTTTCAGGAAAGCACAATAGGAG CTGCCTTCTTGACTCAGACAGTATGTTTGGATGACACAACAGTGAAGTTTGAGATCTGGGATACAGCTGGACAGGAGCGCTACCACAGTCTGGCCCCAATGTATTACAGAGGAGCGCAGGCGGCAATAGTGGTGTATGACATTACAAATGAA gaaTCATTTGCACGTGCGAAAAACTGGGTGAAAGAGCTTCAGAGACAAGCCAGTCCAAATATTGTAATAgctttggctggaaacaaggcAGACCTTGCCAACAAGAGAGCGCTGGACTTTCAG gATGCACAGTCATATGCAGATGATAACAGTTTGCTCTTTATGGAAACGTCGGCAAAGACTTCAATGAACGTGAATGAGATTTTTATGGCCATTG CAAAGAAACTACCCAAGAATGAGCCCCAGCCTGCAGGTGCCAACACAGGACGCAACAGAGGTGTGGATCTAACAGAAACGGCACAGCCTGCGAAAGGTCCCTGCTGTAGCAACTAA